Proteins co-encoded in one Pristiophorus japonicus isolate sPriJap1 chromosome 30, sPriJap1.hap1, whole genome shotgun sequence genomic window:
- the pmvk gene encoding phosphomevalonate kinase, with amino-acid sequence MAASEYKERYRAQMIRWGEKQRDRDPGFFCRLIVKDVKQPVWIVSDTRRWSDVEWFREHFPQVVQTVRVSASEETRKQRGWIFTAGVDDTQSECGLDEGVRWDWTLDNDGGPEGLEEQLRPLMDYIGGRLPR; translated from the exons ATGGCCGCCAGCGAGTACAAGGAGCGATACCGAGCACAAATGATCCGCTGGGGGGAAAAGCAACGCGACAGAGATCCCGGCTTCTTCTGTCGTTTAATCGTCAAGGATGTGAAGCAGCCTGTCTGG ATTGTCAGCGACACCCGGCGCTGGTCAGACGTGGAATGGTTCCGGGAGCACTTTCCCCAGGTTGTGCAGACCGTGCGCGTGTCGGCATCAGAGGAGACACGGAAACAGAGAGGCTGGATCTTCACGGCAG GTGTGGACGACACACAGTCGGAGTGTGGTCTGGACGAGGGCGTCCGGTGGGACTGGACCCTGGACAACGACGGAGGGCCCGAGGGGCTGGAGGAGCAGCTGCGGCCGTTGATGGACTACATCGGAGGCCGGTTGCCGCGGTGA